A genomic stretch from Anser cygnoides isolate HZ-2024a breed goose chromosome 30, Taihu_goose_T2T_genome, whole genome shotgun sequence includes:
- the LOC136787598 gene encoding olfactory receptor 14C36-like — MANSSSVSEFLLLAFADTRELQLLHFGLFLGIYLAALLGNGLILTAVACDHRLHTPMYFFLLNLALLDVGSISTTLPKAMANALWDTRAISYQGCAAQVFLFVFLMSAEYSLLTIMSYDRYVAICKPLHYGSLVGSRACAQMAAAAWGSGFLNAVLHTATTFSLPLCQGNAVEQFFCEIPQILKLSCSDAYLRELGALVCSVSLFFGCFIFIVLSYVLIFRAELRMPSEKGRHKAFSTCLPHLAVVSLFVSTALFAYLKPPSISSPSLDPLVAVLYSVVPPAVNPLIYSMRNKELKQALWKLMTRCVSEAINFHSTSADD, encoded by the coding sequence atggccaacagcagctctgtgagcgagttcctcctgctggcatttgcagacacgcgggagctgcagctcctgcacttcgggctcttcctgggcatctacctggctgccctcctgggcaacggcctcatcctcaccgccgtagcctgcgaccaccgcctccacacccccatgtacttcttcctcctcaacctcgccctcctcgacgtgggatccatctccaccactctccccaaagccatggccaatgccctctgggacaccagggccatctcctatcaagggtgtgctgcacaggtctttctgtttgtatttttgatgtCAGCTGAATATTCCCTTCTCACtatcatgtcctacgaccgctacgtggccatctgcaagcccctgcactacgggagcctcgtgggcagcagagcttgtgcccagatggcagcagctgcctggggcagtggctttctcaatgctgtcctgcacacggccactacattttccctgcccctctgccaaggcaatgctgtggagcagttcttctgtgaaatcccccagatcctcaagctctcctgttcagatgcctacctcagggaacttggggcacttgtgtgtagtgtttctttattttttggttgctttattttcattgtgctgtcctatgtgctgATCTTCAGGGCGgagctgaggatgccctctgagaagggccggcacaaagccttttccacgtgcctccctcacctggccgtggtctccctgtttgtcagcactgccctgtttgcctacctgaagcccccctccatctcttccccatccctggacccgctggtggcagttctgtactcggtggtgcctccagcagtgaaccccctcatctatagcatgaggaacaaggagcttAAGCAAGCGCTGTGGAAATTAATGACTAGATGTGTTTCAGAAGCAATAAATTTCCATTCTACCTCTGCAGATGACTAG